In Corylus avellana chromosome ca2, CavTom2PMs-1.0, the following proteins share a genomic window:
- the LOC132172249 gene encoding eukaryotic translation initiation factor 3 subunit D-like, producing the protein MVGGLDAGAVPFNPDGWGPPDSSTTTADANNNNLPLNVPFAPFSRSEKLGRIADWTRNFNNAARSKNPSDSVFDFSNDDSFPASADDDSSFRLVDGKPPPKPRFGPKWRFQQQRQLPQRRDEEVEAKRREAEKERARRDRQYHQNRSNANQTRREAAVFKSSVDIQPEWNMLDQIPFSAFSKLSFSVPEPPEDLLLCGALEFYDRSYDRVAPKNERRLERFKNRNFFKVTTTDDPVIRRLANEDKATVFATDAILSTLMCAPRSVYSWDIVVQRVGNKLFFDKRDGSQLDFLSVHETSQEPLPEAKDDINSAYSLGVEAAFINQNFSQQVLIREGDKVTFDEPNPFANEGEEVASVAYRYRRWKLDDDMYLVARCEVQSVVEVNKQRSFLTLNALNEFDPKYSGLDWRRKLETQRGAVLATELKNNANKLAKWTSQALLAGADMMKLGYVSRVHPRDHFNHVILSVVGYKPREFAAQINLNTSNMWGIVKSIVDLCMKLNEGKYVLVKDPTKPQVRIYEVPPDAFENDYVEEPLPEDEQVQPPSEEANGGEENAVEEKVEEKEVDAQA; encoded by the coding sequence ATGGTCGGAGGACTCGACGCCGGAGCGGTCCCCTTCAACCCTGACGGGTGGGGCCCACCAGATTCCAGCACGACAACCGCCGACGCCAATAACAACAACCTCCCTCTAAACGTGCCCTTCGCGCCCTTCTCGCGCTCCGAGAAGCTTGGCCGGATCGCCGACTGGACCCGCAACTTCAACAACGCCGCCCGGTCCAAGAACCCCTCCGACTCCGTCTTCGACTTCTCCAACGACGACTCGTTCCCGGCCTCCGCTGATGACGACTCCTCCTTCCGCCTTGTAGATGGCAAGCCTCCCCCGAAGCCTCGCTTCGGTCCCAAATGGCGGTTCCAGCAGCAGCGGCAGCTCCCCCAGCGCCGCGACGAGGAGGTGGAGGCCAAGCGCCGCGAGGCCGAGAAGGAGCGCGCCCGCCGCGACCGCCAATACCACCAGAACCGCTCGAACGCCAACCAGACGCGCCGCGAGGCCGCCGTGTTCAAGTCCTCCGTGGACATCCAGCCCGAGTGGAACATGCTGGACCAGATCCCCTTCTCCGCCTTCTCCAAGCTCTCCTTCTCCGTCCCCGAGCCCCCTGAGGACCTCCTCCTCTGCGGCGCCCTCGAGTTCTACGACCGCTCGTACGACCGCGTCGCGCCAAAGAACGAGCGCCGCCTCGAGCGCTTCAAGAACCGCAACTTCTTCAAGGTCACCACCACAGACGACCCCGTCATCCGCCGCCTCGCCAACGAGGACAAGGCCACGGTCTTTGCCACCGACGCCATCCTCTCCACGCTCATGTGCGCGCCGCGTTCTGTGTACTCCTGGGATATCGTGGTCCAGAGGGTTGGGAACAAGCTCTTCTTCGATAAGCGCGACGGATCGCAGCTCGATTTTCTGTCCGTTCACGAGACCTCGCAGGAGCCCTTGCCGGAGGCCAAGGACGACATCAACTCTGCGTACTCGCTCGGAGTTGAAGCCGCGTTTATCAACCAGAACTTTTCCCAGCAGGTCCTGATCAGGGAAGGGGATAAGGTCACCTTCGATGAGCCCAATCCGTTTGCGAACGAAGGCGAAGAGGTTGCCTCCGTGGCATACCGGTACCGGCGGTGGAAGCTCGATGACGACATGTACCTGGTGGCGAGGTGCGAGGTCCAGAGCGTGGTCGAGGTGAACAAGCAGAGGTCTTTCCTCACTCTCAACGCTCTCAATGAGTTTGATCCAAAATACTCCGGCCTCGATTGGAGGCGGAAGCTTGAGACTCAGAGAGGAGCGGTGCTCGCCACCGAGCTCAAGAACAATGCGAACAAGCTCGCAAAATGGACCTCTCAGGCTCTGTTGGCAGGCGCGGATATGATGAAATTGGGTTATGTTTCGAGGGTTCATCCCCGTGATCATTTCAACCATGTTATATTGTCTGTCGTTGGGTACAAGCCGAGGGAGTTTGCAGCGCAGATCAATCTGAACACGTCGAATATGTGGGGAATTGTGAAGTCCATTGTGGATTTGTGTATGAAATTGAATGAAGGGAAGTATGTGCTTGTGAAGGACCCAACCAAGCCACAGGTTAGGATCTACGAGGTGCCGCCAGACGCCTTTGAGAATGATTACGTGGAGGAGCCGCTGCCAGAGGATGAGCAGGTTCAGCCTCCCTCGGAGGAGGCCAATGGTGGGGAGGAAAATGCTGTAGAAGAGAAGGTAGAAGAGAAGGAGGTTGATGCTCAAGCTTAA